CAAAATCTGATAACTGGCATCAAAAGCCAAAGTGATCAGAGACAAATGTAGACCTATTGAGATAAAGCCCTTGCTCGGAAAGTTCTAGCAATTGAAGCTAATTGAGTTTTAGCTTTCTGCAAGTATAAGAAATTGTTATCGAACTTACTATCGGTTCGCAATTGTGGGAGAGGAGAATGTTAGATGACTTCACATCCCTATGGATGATGGGAGGACTGTGAGAATCATGAAGGTAGTCCAACGCCTTTGCCATGCCGATTGCAACTTTCATCCTCTCACTCCAATTTAGCTCTCTTAAATTCTGCCTCAAGCTTCCCATCAAAAGTTTATACACAATTGCTTGCATCTCCCCACTACGACAGAACCCGATTATCTGCACAATGTTGTCATGCTTCATACCAGATAACAAATCTACTTCTCGAAAAAAATCCGCTGTTGAGCACCGTGTGGTTTGGAGGACTTTCACAGCTGCAGCTTCACCATTTCCAAGTTTGGCGCAGTACACCTTGCTATGTCCACCCTCTCCAATCACTGTGGCTGGGCTGAAATTGTTAGTTGCATCACGAAGCTCTTTTGGCGTGAAATGCCTGCTTGAACTTTCTGCTTGTAGTACTTCCAATCTTCGAAACAGTTTTTCGGACGCCAAATCAGCGACCTCCACCATTTTATTTACGGCAGAGAGTGCTCTTCTAGTAGTCGTTGGCCGCATCAACGACACTGTAGAGGAAGGCGGAGTTGTTAAGGACTTTTGCAACTGCCGGGTGGTATTTGATTGGTCATGGCAAGTGTAGGTTGAGGAAAATGAGTGAGAAGATTGTAGGGCTGCTGCCCTTACAGAGCCTTGTTGGCAAGTCCCCTGCCCCTCCATTAGGATTCTTCCCACGGTATTCATCACCAgtagtgtgcatgttggaggtaaCCCTTTCAAGCAAGTATGGATAGCTGAAAAACTTGGCCTGCATTGCAATTTAACatccatgagagagagagagagagagagaactttcATGCGTAACTAAGTTGGCTAGAGCAGTTTACCCCTGCAACTTAGTTCCAAACCCCTCCTTGTAATTCAGAttaatttagattaatttagaataccattttaaTCTCTCAtaatttagattagattagaatattgCATCAGGGAGAGAGGGGGTGGGCGCAGGGATACGACAAGTTCCCCTCCACACCCTCATTCAAGTCCCCCTCCTCGTAATTTAGATTAGTTTACAATATtgctagagagagagatcgGAGCTATTAGTTTCATTACCCTGAGAGGCTGCAACCAAGTACAAGGATTGATGCAAAGCCGATCCTGACTTGGTAGGTTAATTCAGAAATGTAAGAATCTGCAATGCACAATTTTAGTTGGAAATCCACCTGCAAAGAAAAAGCCATaagccaaaagccaaaagccaatGCCATAAGCTCCCAAGTAAAAGGAGTTCACCTGCTTGGATTTGCAGAAATCTTCATGGATGTGGAAAGTGTTGGGATCAAAAGAATCATCGTTCTCTTGAACATGAACAGCAATCACACTGTCCCTGTGTTTTACAACAGCAATGAGCAATCTCAGAAGCATTTCTCTGCTTGAATTATCTGATTTCAGACCGACAATTATCGTCCTCTTCTTCGATTTCTTGGACCTGAACGACAACATTTGGGGCCAAAAAATCAGCACCACTTCATTGCACAACCGAAGAGTAGCTTGCTTTCAATTCTGGTTATGGCACCTTCCACCTTGAGGCTTGAGTTTTCTGAGATAATGTTGAAGTAGGTGATGGGTTTAAGTGGTTACCAATAGTGGTTAGATATTAATGGCAGAATACAACCATTTCCAAAGGGAGTTAGCAACTGTTCAGGTGTTGTACTCTCTCAGAGGATAAAAAACGAGATGATAAAATGCATTATTAGCACGCGTTATATTCTTAAACAGACGAGAGATTCTCTCATGTCACTAATTTACTGCGTGTCAATCATCTACTAAATAAATAGATGAATACTTTTTTAACACAAATATTTATTAGGCGGTAACGGCATCAAATTAAATATTGGTTggaatttgtttgattttgttgtaattttaagATTGAATAGCCGCGGTAATTAGGTGTTTGCTTAAAATCATAAATGAGAGCTCCAAAAGTGGGCAACTAAAAATCACAGAATAATTGCAAAGCCTTTATTGTAGTGCGGTGAATGGACCGCATCCTCTTTCACAATACTTCAaaaagctggaatctgcagagGAGAAAACGAACATGCAGAAATCTCTTTCAACGTGCAAATATTATGAATCAAGGCGGAAAGCGTTGTTTATAACGGTCGTTACGTTTGATTCGGGTTTTATACTGAAAATTTTAAACCACTTGAGTTTGGCGTCAACTCTTTCAAAATTTCATCTCTTCAACCGCAAGAAATTTTCTCCAATTTTATTCCACCTAAGTCTACGGCCTAAATCGAACCAACTCGAGTAGGATTGGAAAcctaaaccgaaccaaaccaaaccgtaTTATAAGGTTGCGCCTTTTCCAGCGttctttttcgttttcttttttctttttgtcttttttcctGTATGATTGTGTGTGCAAAGTTGAACAGTTTTAAGAGTTGGTGCAGCAAGAAATAAATTGCAAAACAGGAATTAATCAGAAAGatatggtgaaaaaaaaaaaaaaaaatcaaaagacaaGATGGAGAGCTTCTTTAAAGGCTTGGTCCCAATAAACCAGCAGATAAGGGTCCAATAATATGCCTGCTTCGCTAGCATGTCTACAATACAAGACACTACCACCTAAAAATATGATCATACACATCATCCACAACAATTCGACCACGGTGTGATGTCCCGAAAATCGGGTTGTTACTTTTGGATTTTTAACGGaacagaagaagatgaaaatgtTAAATAACAATTACCAGTTTTACAGCAGACTCTATCTGAACAAAAGTTCTGTGAATATGTAGGGAGTTAATTAGGCTAATCGAGCGAAGATTGCATATTATTCAGATTATGTTTCAAGAAGCGGATGTAGCACATACATTAGAGCAGAAACCATATATGCGTTTCAAATTACACATGTACGTCGGTGGACAGGATGATGAAATCAAGAAAACCAGCCCAGGAGAAAAAGCTCAGATGCCCCGTGCATGGTGAGGATGCAAGGCGATCACTCAGCAAGCTGCAAATTTGAACATAGAAATTAGGCTGGCTCCATTGTTACAAAAAGATATCGTAAGTCCTAACActcaaccaaaaaataaaagatttccTAACCAATGATTAACTAACTAATTAGTAACACTCTACACATCCGAACATGTGACACGAATCTACCAGCTTGGATGATTGACAGCACAGATATACGCTAAACACAAATTCCCATTAAATACTCATATCAAATGCCATCACCATGCGTCAACGTATTTAACAAAACACTATACACTGGGGCAACCAATATATGAATGAGGATTGCAATTCAAAGACCTAAGTCGCAAATCACTGTAAAGGAACAATAAATTTTACTTTACCAGAGAAAAGGGCATAAGTAAGTCCTAGCATCTAGTGACGGGGCAGGGGGGGTTAGACATTATTATTAGGTTGGCATTGCCATGTTATGATTGGATTGAAGGTTCTTTGTATAAAGTGTGTAACTTACTTACGTTGATTAATGCAAGTAATTATCACACAAACAATGACTGTGACTCTGTGATATCCGAGACAAAACTAAACCTGATTTAGAGGATTATCCGGAGATTTCTTCCATAGCTTCCATATCATATCCTTGTATTGATTGTGAGTAAGACCTGGTTTCTCTTCCTTCAGCCTGGGGAGCTCAGCTTCTTCAAAAGCCTACAATTATTACCCGAACTTGTCACATTATAAACACAGAAGAAATGACTAATGTCAATATTTAATAAgatcaaagaagcaatcaccaAAAGTTAAAATTGGTTATTAACAACGGTTGAATTATCAATGAAAGTTTAAAAAGACATGGATGGAAAAGTTCCGTGGCTGTTAACTAAAGAAATTAGCGCTCCTAAGAATATGACTTAGCTTCTACCAATAGCCACTACAATTACTATTATTCAGGAAACGACAACAATTAACTTTATATTTCACCAGCAGTTGACAATACTGTACTATCGAAGTGGGGCAGCAACGATAATTACAAGAATCATAAAAATTTAAGCAGCCATTCCACAAGAGGCATCAAATATGAGATACATCCGTGCatgaacaaataaaacaaaacctaCAAAACTTCAGCTATTGTTTTGAGAGACGCAACAGCTACGACAGTCTACAAAAAGATCACATGAATTTCTCTCATAAGACCGCTACAAAAAACCAACAGAGCACTGCTACATCATAAATTGTGCAACATGAATTCCTCTTATAGGATGCTAGCTAGAAATTACTGAGATCACGAGTGTAAAGAAATGATGTAAAAGTTCAAGTTCATAGCTTTAATCTACGTTTGTAATCcatgagaaaatgaaaaacGCTCAGAACTCAAGAGGCAACCCGTCTGTCTAAAAGAGGTCCTCCACTAACACATTGCAAAGATTTCAGTGCCAACACAAGCAATCAAGCACACTAATGCACACCCAAACTTTCGAGTAGCTGATCACGACCATTTGAGCGAAGTTAAATCATTGCGGCATATAACACACTAAGCTGTCTTCTAGAAGGCTTTCGTTTGCGTCCATTCGTATTGTATATTTTCAATGCCGAGTCGATTTGTTACTCTAATAATAGCTAGAGCTTCAAGCCAGTACAGTAATAGTCCTAATTCCTAAAGCTCAGTTATTCGATACAAATGACAACAATTCTATGTAAATGCATCAGATTTTAGATTTCAAAGCTAATCGAAACCAATGCAATCCAATCCCCCTaaccaaacaaaccctaaattctcCCAATAACACAGAAAAGGTACCTTAAACGAAGCCTTGAGCCTCCTTTCCGGGTGGCGATCCACCGGCAAGCTCTCCGCCACCGACATCTTCGCAACCGCCTCCTCCACCGTCCTTGCCTCAATAATCGAATCATCCCGATTCCTATTCTCCACAACCACCATCCTCTCATACTCCTCCTCCTCTGCCGTACGGCTCTGCTTCTTCTTCACCTCATCCGATTTCTTCTCCAACGCCGCCTGCTCCTCCTCTTTCCGCCGTGCCAGCTCGGCCTCGGTCACCTTTGGAACCGGGATCGTGACTCGCCCGGCCTTCTTATCGGGCTTCTTCCCCGCCTTCTCGAGTTCCTTCTCCTCCAGCTCCGCCAATCGGCGCGCCTCGGCTTTCCGCGCGGCGGCCTCCGCTCGTTTCTCGGCTTCTTCCTCGCGCTTCTTTGCCGCGCGGGACTTGCTGCCCTCGGCCTCGCGCCAGTACTGCTCCTCCTTCTCGCGAACCTCGCGCTCCTTGCGCTCTGCTTCGGTGGAGCTCTTCCGAGCCTTGGCGGCCTCCGCCTTGCTATTCAAACCCATCTTTTTCGGCATCTTGTTCGGGCACACGCTTTAGGGTTTTGATCGTCTTCGAGTCTGCGACGACGGTGGTGATATTCTCCGACTCCGCTCAAAAGCGATGTGATGGGAAGAGTTACTGGGACTCTGGGCACGTGTTCCGTTCACAGACAGAaacagaacaaaaacaaaagcggtTACGGTTTTTGGGTAGCAGCTAGCAAACTAAGTGGGCCTTTACTGGGTTAAATCAAATGGCCCAAAATAATAAATCCAGACGCTTGCTGGTCAAGAAACAAAAGGCCTGCCCAAATTACATCGGCCCGTTGACAAATGGTTCTTAACGTTTACGTTCGTAAAATGAGTTGATGAGTAAAAAAGTTGCTAGCTTTTTCTATGTTGGTTCCTTTATGTTGAAAATCGATAAATGTCATCTCACGTGTTGTACTTTACACATTAATGTTGTTCCTGCTGTTACATCCGTCAAAATCACTTAAGAGCATTTCGATCTTATTATGTCTCTACACATACGAATTGATTATTTCATAACCATGCTACAATTTTCTCCAACTCTCCAAGTGCCTAATTAAGCCGTGACATCTTTGGCATAATATTGAATTGCCATCATGGTGATCTTGTTGGAAcctttttctttatataaataATGATATGGAGAGATTGAAATGCCCTTGTGTCGATTACTGCACTTTTTGAGATTTgatattttggatttttttcgGGTTGAGTTTGggtatttaatatttttttttcatcactaATATCATGTGCAGGTCGCATAATCTCTTTTAATAAGGATTCTAACATGTTCggattttgcctttaattaacACATAAGTCAACGGATAAGAATCGAAAAACCAATGCCAAGCAATGACTAGATGATCAAAAGAGAAAGTTGTCATAAGGGAAGAAAGTAGGACAACAACCTCTGTTTTCCCTCCTCCCCtctcctccatttttttttcttcttttctagtCTATTATGGTGATTGGTGAATATTATTCTATCTTTTGGCGACTTAGGGCTAGTTTGGAATTGttgttcttttttaataaattgcttATACTGTGCTTTAAGAATAATTAACTGCAAAATAAAGTAATTGAGCATTTAATGCTTCAAGAATAATCAACTGCAAAATAAAGCAATTGAGCATTtgataaactatatttttaaaagtgttaTAAGTATGAAAAACAATGTCTAGAAAGATAAATAATTtcgttgtttaaaattaataagCTTGTTACaggaattaaaaatattctAAAGGCTCAACTCTGCTTTTTATTAAAGCAAATTTTAAAAGC
This genomic stretch from Pyrus communis chromosome 2, drPyrComm1.1, whole genome shotgun sequence harbors:
- the LOC137727120 gene encoding PTI1-like tyrosine-protein kinase 1, with amino-acid sequence MLSFRSKKSKKRTIIVGLKSDNSSREMLLRLLIAVVKHRDSVIAVHVQENDDSFDPNTFHIHEDFCKSKQVDFQLKLCIADSYISELTYQVRIGFASILVLGCSLSGPSFSAIHTCLKGLPPTCTLLVMNTVGRILMEGQGTCQQGSVRAAALQSSHSFSSTYTCHDQSNTTRQLQKSLTTPPSSTVSLMRPTTTRRALSAVNKMVEVADLASEKLFRRLEVLQAESSSRHFTPKELRDATNNFSPATVIGEGGHSKVYCAKLGNGEAAAVKVLQTTRCSTADFFREVDLLSGMKHDNIVQIIGFCRSGEMQAIVYKLLMGSLRQNLRELNWSERMKVAIGMAKALDYLHDSHSPPIIHRDVKSSNILLSHNCEPILSDFGAAMLLQTHQSQANTKAPFHVVGTFGYLAPEYMMYGKVDEKIDVYSYGVVLLELITGKEAIQTHQEIRESLVLWARSLLSCGICERLIDPHLIEHYNKEEMEIMMIAARLCLMHSSSRRPTMKTILKLLEKPDNWLRMQRERDEFLNVTERGKTALS
- the LOC137725905 gene encoding uncharacterized protein, whose protein sequence is MPKKMGLNSKAEAAKARKSSTEAERKEREVREKEEQYWREAEGSKSRAAKKREEEAEKRAEAAARKAEARRLAELEEKELEKAGKKPDKKAGRVTIPVPKVTEAELARRKEEEQAALEKKSDEVKKKQSRTAEEEEYERMVVVENRNRDDSIIEARTVEEAVAKMSVAESLPVDRHPERRLKASFKAFEEAELPRLKEEKPGLTHNQYKDMIWKLWKKSPDNPLNQLAE